One genomic region from Osmerus eperlanus chromosome 6, fOsmEpe2.1, whole genome shotgun sequence encodes:
- the actn2b gene encoding alpha-actinin-2b isoform X4 encodes MMTQLETTVQYDNGYSEEDYMPQEDEWDRDLLLDPAWEKQQRKTFTAWCNSHLRKAGTQIENIEEDFRNGLKLMLLLEVISGERLPKPDRGKMRFHKIANVNKALDFITSKGVKLVSIGAEEITDGNIKMTLGMIWTIILRFAIQDISVEETSAKEGLLLWCQRKTAPYRNVNVQNFHISWKDGLAFCALIHRHRPDLIDYAKLNKDDPMCNLNLAFDIAEKHLDIPKMLDAEDIMGTTRPDDRTVMTYVSSYYHTFAGVQKAETAANRICKVLGVNQENEKMMEEYERLASELLEWIRRTTPWLENRTSEKTMVEMQRKLEDFRDYRRMHKPPKVQEKCQLEINFNTLQTKLRISNRPAFMPSEGKMVSDIASAWQGLEGAEKGYEEWLLTEIRRLERLDHLAEKFRQKATTHETWASGKDLILSQKDFETATLTEVRALLRKHEAFESDLAAHQDRVEQIAAIAQELNELDYHDVAAVNQRCQSICDLWDQLGTLTQKRREVLERTEKLLETIDQLFLEFAKRSAPFNNWMEGAMEDLQDMFIVHTIEEVQSLIAAHEQFKATLPEAEGERQAIVGIHNEVQKISQSYGIKADIHNPYSTITTEELLIKWDKVKKLVPQRDGSLQEELARQHSDERLRRQFSAQANLIGPWIQTRMEEIGRCALEIGGTLEDQMTQLKQCEHIIVAYKPNIDKLEGDHQLIQESLVFDNKHTNYTMEHIRVGWELLLTTIARTINEIETQILTRDAKGISQQQMHEFRSSFNHFDRENRGKLRHEEFKACLISLGGVCNDKQKKHGAMDTDDFRACLISMGYDLGEVEFARIMMMVDPSATGMVSFQSFIDFMTRETADTDTAEQVVASFRILAADKPFILVEELRRELPPDQAEYCIMRMPPYPGQGGPPGALDYTAFSTALYGESDL; translated from the exons ACCTTCACAGCATGGTGCAACTCCCACCTGAGGAAAGCAGGAACACAGATTGAGAACATCGAGGAAGACTTTAGAAATGGCCTTAAACTCATGCTGCTCTTGGAAGTTATTTCAG GGGAGAGGTTACCCAAGCCTGACAGAGGGAAGATGCGTTTTCACAAGATAGCCAATGTCAACAAAGCCTTGGACTTCATCACAAGCAAAGGAGTCAAGCTGGTCTCCATCGGAGCTGAGG AGATTACGGACGGGAACATTAAAATGACTCTGGGAATGATCTGGACCATCATCCTCCGTTTCGCCATTCAGGATATCTCTGTGGAAG AAACCTCGGCTAAAGAAGGCCTTCTGCTTTGGTGCCAGAGAAAGACCGCCCCCTACAGGAACGTCAATGTCCAGAACTTCCATATCAG CTGGAAGGATGGCCTGGCCTTCTGTGCTCTGATTCACAGACACAGACCCGACCTCATCGACTACGCTAAGCTCAACAAG GACGATCCTATGTGTAACTTGAACCTGGCTTTCGACATTGCAGAGAAACACCTGGACATTCCCAAAATGCTGGACGCCGAAG aTATAATGGGCACAACCAGGCCTGACGACAGGACGGTCATGACTTATGTGTCAAGTTACTATCACACCTTTGCAGGTGTTCAGAAG GCAGAGACGGCTGCAAACAGGATCTGTAAGGTGCTGGGTGTCAACCAGGAGAATGAGAAAATGATGGAGGAGTATGAGAGACTGGCCAGTGAG CTCCTGGAGTGGATCCGCCGGACCACGCCCTGGCTGGAGAACCGGACCTCGGAGAAGACCATGGTGGAGATGCAGCGGAAGCTGGAGGACTTCCGGGACTACCGCCGCATGCACAAGCCCCCCAAGGTGCAGGAGAAGTGTCAGCTGGAGATCAACTTCAACACCCTGCAGACCAAGCTGCGCATCAGCAACAGGCCCGCCTTCATGCCCTCTGAAGGCAAGATGGTGTCT gacATTGCCAGTGCGTGGCAGGGTCTGGAAGGGGCAGAGAAAGGCTACGAGGAGTGGCTTCTCACTGAGATCCGCAGGCTGGAGAGACTCGACCACCTGGCGGAGAAGTTTCGCCAGAAAGCCACCACCCATGAGACCTGGGCCAGTG GAAAGGACCTGATACTGTCTCAGAAGGACTTTGAGACAGCCACTTTGACAGAGGTGCGAGCGTTGCTACGGAAACACGAGGCCTTTGAGAGTGACCTGGCAGCCCACCAGGATAGGGTGGAGCAGATTGCTGCCATCGCCCAGGAACTCAA TGAGCTAGACTACCATGATGTGGCTGCAGTCAACCAGCGCTGCCAGAGCATCTGTGACCTGTGGGACCAGCTGGGGACCCTGACCCAGAAGAGGAGGGAAGTCCTGGAG AGGACAGAGAAACTGTTGGAGACGATTGATCAGCTGTTCCTGGAGTTTGCCAAGAGGTCTGCTCCCTTCAACAACTGGATGGAAGGAGCCATGGAGGACCTGCAGGACATGTTCATTGTTCACACTATTGAGGAGGTCCAG AGTCTGATTGCAGCCCATGAGCAGTTCAAGGCCACTCTCCCcgaagcagagggagagagacaggctatcGTTGGGATCCACAACGAGGTGCAGAAGATCTCCCAGAGCTACGGCATCAAGGCTGACATCCACAACCCCTACAGCACCATCACCACTGAGGAGCTTCTTATCAAGTGGGATAAG GTGAAGAAGCTGGTTCCTCAGAGAGATGGTTCCCTCCAGGAGGAACTGGCACGGCAGCATTCCGACGAAAGGCTCAGACGGCAGTTTTCTGCCCAAGCAAACCTCATTGGACCATGGATCCAGACCAGGATGGAG gAGATTGGCCGTTGCGCTCTGGAGATAGGCGGGACTCTGGAGGACCAGATGACTCAGCTAAAGCAGTGCGAGCACATCATAGTCGCCTACAAACCCAACATCGATAAGCTAGAGGGAGACCACCAGCTCATTCAGGAGTCTCTGGTGTTTGACAACAAGCACACCAACTACACCATGGAG CACATTCGTGTGGGCTGGGAGTTGCTCCTCACCACCATCGCTCGCACCATCAACGAGATCGAGACCCAGATCCTGACCCGCGACGCCAAGGGCATCAGCCAGCAGCAAATGCACGAGTTCCGCTCGTCCTTCAACCACTTTGACCGG GAGAACAGGGGCAAGCTTCGTCATGAAGAGTTCAAGGCTTGCCTCATCAGCCTCGGCGGTGTGTGCAATGACAAGCAG AAGAAGCACGGTGCGATGGACACCGATGACTTTAGGGCCTGTCTGATCTCCATGGGTTACGACTTG GGTGAGGTGGAGTTTGCCAGGATCATGATGATGGTGGACCCCAGTGCCACCGGGATGGTTTCTTTCCAGTCCTTCATCGACTTCATGACCCGAGAGACTGCTGACACCGACACGGCAGAGCAAGTGGTGGCTTCTTTCAGGATCTTGGCTGCcgataag CCTTTCATCCTGGTGGAGGAGCTACGGAGGGAACTGCCCCCTGACCAGGCAGAGTATTGCATCATGAGGATGCCCCCTTACCCTGGCCAGGGAGGTCCACCAGGGGCGCTAGACTACACTGCCTTCTCCACCGCACTCTACGGAGAGAGTGACCTCTAA
- the actn2b gene encoding alpha-actinin-2b isoform X1: protein MMTQLETTVQYDNGYSEEDYMPQEDEWDRDLLLDPAWEKQQRKTFTAWCNSHLRKAGTQIENIEEDFRNGLKLMLLLEVISGERLPKPDRGKMRFHKIANVNKALDFITSKGVKLVSIGAEEITDGNIKMTLGMIWTIILRFAIQDISVEETSAKEGLLLWCQRKTAPYRNVNVQNFHISWKDGLAFCALIHRHRPDLIDYAKLNKDDPMCNLNLAFDIAEKHLDIPKMLDAEDIINTPKPDERAIMTYVSCFYHAFAGAEQAETAANRICKVLGVNQENEKMMEEYERLASELLEWIRRTTPWLENRTSEKTMVEMQRKLEDFRDYRRMHKPPKVQEKCQLEINFNTLQTKLRISNRPAFMPSEGKMVSDIASAWQGLEGAEKGYEEWLLTEIRRLERLDHLAEKFRQKATTHETWASGKDLILSQKDFETATLTEVRALLRKHEAFESDLAAHQDRVEQIAAIAQELNELDYHDVAAVNQRCQSICDLWDQLGTLTQKRREVLERTEKLLETIDQLFLEFAKRSAPFNNWMEGAMEDLQDMFIVHTIEEVQSLIAAHEQFKATLPEAEGERQAIVGIHNEVQKISQSYGIKADIHNPYSTITTEELLIKWDKVKKLVPQRDGSLQEELARQHSDERLRRQFSAQANLIGPWIQTRMEEIGRCALEIGGTLEDQMTQLKQCEHIIVAYKPNIDKLEGDHQLIQESLVFDNKHTNYTMEHIRVGWELLLTTIARTINEIETQILTRDAKGISQQQMHEFRSSFNHFDRKKHGAMDTDDFRACLISMGYDLGEVEFARIMMMVDPSATGMVSFQSFIDFMTRETADTDTAEQVVASFRILAADKPFILVEELRRELPPDQAEYCIMRMPPYPGQGGPPGALDYTAFSTALYGESDL, encoded by the exons ACCTTCACAGCATGGTGCAACTCCCACCTGAGGAAAGCAGGAACACAGATTGAGAACATCGAGGAAGACTTTAGAAATGGCCTTAAACTCATGCTGCTCTTGGAAGTTATTTCAG GGGAGAGGTTACCCAAGCCTGACAGAGGGAAGATGCGTTTTCACAAGATAGCCAATGTCAACAAAGCCTTGGACTTCATCACAAGCAAAGGAGTCAAGCTGGTCTCCATCGGAGCTGAGG AGATTACGGACGGGAACATTAAAATGACTCTGGGAATGATCTGGACCATCATCCTCCGTTTCGCCATTCAGGATATCTCTGTGGAAG AAACCTCGGCTAAAGAAGGCCTTCTGCTTTGGTGCCAGAGAAAGACCGCCCCCTACAGGAACGTCAATGTCCAGAACTTCCATATCAG CTGGAAGGATGGCCTGGCCTTCTGTGCTCTGATTCACAGACACAGACCCGACCTCATCGACTACGCTAAGCTCAACAAG GACGATCCTATGTGTAACTTGAACCTGGCTTTCGACATTGCAGAGAAACACCTGGACATTCCCAAAATGCTGGACGCCGAAG ACATCATCAACACCCCTAAACCCGATGAGAGAGCTATCATGACCTATGTGTCCTGCTTCTACCATGCTTTTGCTGGGGCCGAGCAG GCAGAGACGGCTGCAAACAGGATCTGTAAGGTGCTGGGTGTCAACCAGGAGAATGAGAAAATGATGGAGGAGTATGAGAGACTGGCCAGTGAG CTCCTGGAGTGGATCCGCCGGACCACGCCCTGGCTGGAGAACCGGACCTCGGAGAAGACCATGGTGGAGATGCAGCGGAAGCTGGAGGACTTCCGGGACTACCGCCGCATGCACAAGCCCCCCAAGGTGCAGGAGAAGTGTCAGCTGGAGATCAACTTCAACACCCTGCAGACCAAGCTGCGCATCAGCAACAGGCCCGCCTTCATGCCCTCTGAAGGCAAGATGGTGTCT gacATTGCCAGTGCGTGGCAGGGTCTGGAAGGGGCAGAGAAAGGCTACGAGGAGTGGCTTCTCACTGAGATCCGCAGGCTGGAGAGACTCGACCACCTGGCGGAGAAGTTTCGCCAGAAAGCCACCACCCATGAGACCTGGGCCAGTG GAAAGGACCTGATACTGTCTCAGAAGGACTTTGAGACAGCCACTTTGACAGAGGTGCGAGCGTTGCTACGGAAACACGAGGCCTTTGAGAGTGACCTGGCAGCCCACCAGGATAGGGTGGAGCAGATTGCTGCCATCGCCCAGGAACTCAA TGAGCTAGACTACCATGATGTGGCTGCAGTCAACCAGCGCTGCCAGAGCATCTGTGACCTGTGGGACCAGCTGGGGACCCTGACCCAGAAGAGGAGGGAAGTCCTGGAG AGGACAGAGAAACTGTTGGAGACGATTGATCAGCTGTTCCTGGAGTTTGCCAAGAGGTCTGCTCCCTTCAACAACTGGATGGAAGGAGCCATGGAGGACCTGCAGGACATGTTCATTGTTCACACTATTGAGGAGGTCCAG AGTCTGATTGCAGCCCATGAGCAGTTCAAGGCCACTCTCCCcgaagcagagggagagagacaggctatcGTTGGGATCCACAACGAGGTGCAGAAGATCTCCCAGAGCTACGGCATCAAGGCTGACATCCACAACCCCTACAGCACCATCACCACTGAGGAGCTTCTTATCAAGTGGGATAAG GTGAAGAAGCTGGTTCCTCAGAGAGATGGTTCCCTCCAGGAGGAACTGGCACGGCAGCATTCCGACGAAAGGCTCAGACGGCAGTTTTCTGCCCAAGCAAACCTCATTGGACCATGGATCCAGACCAGGATGGAG gAGATTGGCCGTTGCGCTCTGGAGATAGGCGGGACTCTGGAGGACCAGATGACTCAGCTAAAGCAGTGCGAGCACATCATAGTCGCCTACAAACCCAACATCGATAAGCTAGAGGGAGACCACCAGCTCATTCAGGAGTCTCTGGTGTTTGACAACAAGCACACCAACTACACCATGGAG CACATTCGTGTGGGCTGGGAGTTGCTCCTCACCACCATCGCTCGCACCATCAACGAGATCGAGACCCAGATCCTGACCCGCGACGCCAAGGGCATCAGCCAGCAGCAAATGCACGAGTTCCGCTCGTCCTTCAACCACTTTGACCGG AAGAAGCACGGTGCGATGGACACCGATGACTTTAGGGCCTGTCTGATCTCCATGGGTTACGACTTG GGTGAGGTGGAGTTTGCCAGGATCATGATGATGGTGGACCCCAGTGCCACCGGGATGGTTTCTTTCCAGTCCTTCATCGACTTCATGACCCGAGAGACTGCTGACACCGACACGGCAGAGCAAGTGGTGGCTTCTTTCAGGATCTTGGCTGCcgataag CCTTTCATCCTGGTGGAGGAGCTACGGAGGGAACTGCCCCCTGACCAGGCAGAGTATTGCATCATGAGGATGCCCCCTTACCCTGGCCAGGGAGGTCCACCAGGGGCGCTAGACTACACTGCCTTCTCCACCGCACTCTACGGAGAGAGTGACCTCTAA
- the actn2b gene encoding alpha-actinin-2b isoform X2 has protein sequence MMTQLETTVQYDNGYSEEDYMPQEDEWDRDLLLDPAWEKQQRKTFTAWCNSHLRKAGTQIENIEEDFRNGLKLMLLLEVISGERLPKPDRGKMRFHKIANVNKALDFITSKGVKLVSIGAEEITDGNIKMTLGMIWTIILRFAIQDISVEETSAKEGLLLWCQRKTAPYRNVNVQNFHISWKDGLAFCALIHRHRPDLIDYAKLNKDDPMCNLNLAFDIAEKHLDIPKMLDAEDIINTPKPDERAIMTYVSCFYHAFAGAEQAETAANRICKVLGVNQENEKMMEEYERLASELLEWIRRTTPWLENRTSEKTMVEMQRKLEDFRDYRRMHKPPKVQEKCQLEINFNTLQTKLRISNRPAFMPSEGKMVSDIASAWQGLEGAEKGYEEWLLTEIRRLERLDHLAEKFRQKATTHETWASGKDLILSQKDFETATLTEVRALLRKHEAFESDLAAHQDRVEQIAAIAQELNELDYHDVAAVNQRCQSICDLWDQLGTLTQKRREVLERTEKLLETIDQLFLEFAKRSAPFNNWMEGAMEDLQDMFIVHTIEEVQSLIAAHEQFKATLPEAEGERQAIVGIHNEVQKISQSYGIKADIHNPYSTITTEELLIKWDKVKKLVPQRDGSLQEELARQHSDERLRRQFSAQANLIGPWIQTRMEEIGRCALEIGGTLEDQMTQLKQCEHIIVAYKPNIDKLEGDHQLIQESLVFDNKHTNYTMEHIRVGWELLLTTIARTINEIETQILTRDAKGISQQQMHEFRSSFNHFDRENRGKLRHEEFKACLISLGGVCNDKQKKHGAMDTDDFRACLISMGYDLGEVEFARIMMMVDPSATGMVSFQSFIDFMTRETADTDTAEQVVASFRILAADKPFILVEELRRELPPDQAEYCIMRMPPYPGQGGPPGALDYTAFSTALYGESDL, from the exons ACCTTCACAGCATGGTGCAACTCCCACCTGAGGAAAGCAGGAACACAGATTGAGAACATCGAGGAAGACTTTAGAAATGGCCTTAAACTCATGCTGCTCTTGGAAGTTATTTCAG GGGAGAGGTTACCCAAGCCTGACAGAGGGAAGATGCGTTTTCACAAGATAGCCAATGTCAACAAAGCCTTGGACTTCATCACAAGCAAAGGAGTCAAGCTGGTCTCCATCGGAGCTGAGG AGATTACGGACGGGAACATTAAAATGACTCTGGGAATGATCTGGACCATCATCCTCCGTTTCGCCATTCAGGATATCTCTGTGGAAG AAACCTCGGCTAAAGAAGGCCTTCTGCTTTGGTGCCAGAGAAAGACCGCCCCCTACAGGAACGTCAATGTCCAGAACTTCCATATCAG CTGGAAGGATGGCCTGGCCTTCTGTGCTCTGATTCACAGACACAGACCCGACCTCATCGACTACGCTAAGCTCAACAAG GACGATCCTATGTGTAACTTGAACCTGGCTTTCGACATTGCAGAGAAACACCTGGACATTCCCAAAATGCTGGACGCCGAAG ACATCATCAACACCCCTAAACCCGATGAGAGAGCTATCATGACCTATGTGTCCTGCTTCTACCATGCTTTTGCTGGGGCCGAGCAG GCAGAGACGGCTGCAAACAGGATCTGTAAGGTGCTGGGTGTCAACCAGGAGAATGAGAAAATGATGGAGGAGTATGAGAGACTGGCCAGTGAG CTCCTGGAGTGGATCCGCCGGACCACGCCCTGGCTGGAGAACCGGACCTCGGAGAAGACCATGGTGGAGATGCAGCGGAAGCTGGAGGACTTCCGGGACTACCGCCGCATGCACAAGCCCCCCAAGGTGCAGGAGAAGTGTCAGCTGGAGATCAACTTCAACACCCTGCAGACCAAGCTGCGCATCAGCAACAGGCCCGCCTTCATGCCCTCTGAAGGCAAGATGGTGTCT gacATTGCCAGTGCGTGGCAGGGTCTGGAAGGGGCAGAGAAAGGCTACGAGGAGTGGCTTCTCACTGAGATCCGCAGGCTGGAGAGACTCGACCACCTGGCGGAGAAGTTTCGCCAGAAAGCCACCACCCATGAGACCTGGGCCAGTG GAAAGGACCTGATACTGTCTCAGAAGGACTTTGAGACAGCCACTTTGACAGAGGTGCGAGCGTTGCTACGGAAACACGAGGCCTTTGAGAGTGACCTGGCAGCCCACCAGGATAGGGTGGAGCAGATTGCTGCCATCGCCCAGGAACTCAA TGAGCTAGACTACCATGATGTGGCTGCAGTCAACCAGCGCTGCCAGAGCATCTGTGACCTGTGGGACCAGCTGGGGACCCTGACCCAGAAGAGGAGGGAAGTCCTGGAG AGGACAGAGAAACTGTTGGAGACGATTGATCAGCTGTTCCTGGAGTTTGCCAAGAGGTCTGCTCCCTTCAACAACTGGATGGAAGGAGCCATGGAGGACCTGCAGGACATGTTCATTGTTCACACTATTGAGGAGGTCCAG AGTCTGATTGCAGCCCATGAGCAGTTCAAGGCCACTCTCCCcgaagcagagggagagagacaggctatcGTTGGGATCCACAACGAGGTGCAGAAGATCTCCCAGAGCTACGGCATCAAGGCTGACATCCACAACCCCTACAGCACCATCACCACTGAGGAGCTTCTTATCAAGTGGGATAAG GTGAAGAAGCTGGTTCCTCAGAGAGATGGTTCCCTCCAGGAGGAACTGGCACGGCAGCATTCCGACGAAAGGCTCAGACGGCAGTTTTCTGCCCAAGCAAACCTCATTGGACCATGGATCCAGACCAGGATGGAG gAGATTGGCCGTTGCGCTCTGGAGATAGGCGGGACTCTGGAGGACCAGATGACTCAGCTAAAGCAGTGCGAGCACATCATAGTCGCCTACAAACCCAACATCGATAAGCTAGAGGGAGACCACCAGCTCATTCAGGAGTCTCTGGTGTTTGACAACAAGCACACCAACTACACCATGGAG CACATTCGTGTGGGCTGGGAGTTGCTCCTCACCACCATCGCTCGCACCATCAACGAGATCGAGACCCAGATCCTGACCCGCGACGCCAAGGGCATCAGCCAGCAGCAAATGCACGAGTTCCGCTCGTCCTTCAACCACTTTGACCGG GAGAACAGGGGCAAGCTTCGTCATGAAGAGTTCAAGGCTTGCCTCATCAGCCTCGGCGGTGTGTGCAATGACAAGCAG AAGAAGCACGGTGCGATGGACACCGATGACTTTAGGGCCTGTCTGATCTCCATGGGTTACGACTTG GGTGAGGTGGAGTTTGCCAGGATCATGATGATGGTGGACCCCAGTGCCACCGGGATGGTTTCTTTCCAGTCCTTCATCGACTTCATGACCCGAGAGACTGCTGACACCGACACGGCAGAGCAAGTGGTGGCTTCTTTCAGGATCTTGGCTGCcgataag CCTTTCATCCTGGTGGAGGAGCTACGGAGGGAACTGCCCCCTGACCAGGCAGAGTATTGCATCATGAGGATGCCCCCTTACCCTGGCCAGGGAGGTCCACCAGGGGCGCTAGACTACACTGCCTTCTCCACCGCACTCTACGGAGAGAGTGACCTCTAA
- the actn2b gene encoding alpha-actinin-2b isoform X3 produces the protein MMTQLETTVQYDNGYSEEDYMPQEDEWDRDLLLDPAWEKQQRKTFTAWCNSHLRKAGTQIENIEEDFRNGLKLMLLLEVISGERLPKPDRGKMRFHKIANVNKALDFITSKGVKLVSIGAEEITDGNIKMTLGMIWTIILRFAIQDISVEETSAKEGLLLWCQRKTAPYRNVNVQNFHISWKDGLAFCALIHRHRPDLIDYAKLNKDDPMCNLNLAFDIAEKHLDIPKMLDAEDIMGTTRPDDRTVMTYVSSYYHTFAGVQKAETAANRICKVLGVNQENEKMMEEYERLASELLEWIRRTTPWLENRTSEKTMVEMQRKLEDFRDYRRMHKPPKVQEKCQLEINFNTLQTKLRISNRPAFMPSEGKMVSDIASAWQGLEGAEKGYEEWLLTEIRRLERLDHLAEKFRQKATTHETWASGKDLILSQKDFETATLTEVRALLRKHEAFESDLAAHQDRVEQIAAIAQELNELDYHDVAAVNQRCQSICDLWDQLGTLTQKRREVLERTEKLLETIDQLFLEFAKRSAPFNNWMEGAMEDLQDMFIVHTIEEVQSLIAAHEQFKATLPEAEGERQAIVGIHNEVQKISQSYGIKADIHNPYSTITTEELLIKWDKVKKLVPQRDGSLQEELARQHSDERLRRQFSAQANLIGPWIQTRMEEIGRCALEIGGTLEDQMTQLKQCEHIIVAYKPNIDKLEGDHQLIQESLVFDNKHTNYTMEHIRVGWELLLTTIARTINEIETQILTRDAKGISQQQMHEFRSSFNHFDRKKHGAMDTDDFRACLISMGYDLGEVEFARIMMMVDPSATGMVSFQSFIDFMTRETADTDTAEQVVASFRILAADKPFILVEELRRELPPDQAEYCIMRMPPYPGQGGPPGALDYTAFSTALYGESDL, from the exons ACCTTCACAGCATGGTGCAACTCCCACCTGAGGAAAGCAGGAACACAGATTGAGAACATCGAGGAAGACTTTAGAAATGGCCTTAAACTCATGCTGCTCTTGGAAGTTATTTCAG GGGAGAGGTTACCCAAGCCTGACAGAGGGAAGATGCGTTTTCACAAGATAGCCAATGTCAACAAAGCCTTGGACTTCATCACAAGCAAAGGAGTCAAGCTGGTCTCCATCGGAGCTGAGG AGATTACGGACGGGAACATTAAAATGACTCTGGGAATGATCTGGACCATCATCCTCCGTTTCGCCATTCAGGATATCTCTGTGGAAG AAACCTCGGCTAAAGAAGGCCTTCTGCTTTGGTGCCAGAGAAAGACCGCCCCCTACAGGAACGTCAATGTCCAGAACTTCCATATCAG CTGGAAGGATGGCCTGGCCTTCTGTGCTCTGATTCACAGACACAGACCCGACCTCATCGACTACGCTAAGCTCAACAAG GACGATCCTATGTGTAACTTGAACCTGGCTTTCGACATTGCAGAGAAACACCTGGACATTCCCAAAATGCTGGACGCCGAAG aTATAATGGGCACAACCAGGCCTGACGACAGGACGGTCATGACTTATGTGTCAAGTTACTATCACACCTTTGCAGGTGTTCAGAAG GCAGAGACGGCTGCAAACAGGATCTGTAAGGTGCTGGGTGTCAACCAGGAGAATGAGAAAATGATGGAGGAGTATGAGAGACTGGCCAGTGAG CTCCTGGAGTGGATCCGCCGGACCACGCCCTGGCTGGAGAACCGGACCTCGGAGAAGACCATGGTGGAGATGCAGCGGAAGCTGGAGGACTTCCGGGACTACCGCCGCATGCACAAGCCCCCCAAGGTGCAGGAGAAGTGTCAGCTGGAGATCAACTTCAACACCCTGCAGACCAAGCTGCGCATCAGCAACAGGCCCGCCTTCATGCCCTCTGAAGGCAAGATGGTGTCT gacATTGCCAGTGCGTGGCAGGGTCTGGAAGGGGCAGAGAAAGGCTACGAGGAGTGGCTTCTCACTGAGATCCGCAGGCTGGAGAGACTCGACCACCTGGCGGAGAAGTTTCGCCAGAAAGCCACCACCCATGAGACCTGGGCCAGTG GAAAGGACCTGATACTGTCTCAGAAGGACTTTGAGACAGCCACTTTGACAGAGGTGCGAGCGTTGCTACGGAAACACGAGGCCTTTGAGAGTGACCTGGCAGCCCACCAGGATAGGGTGGAGCAGATTGCTGCCATCGCCCAGGAACTCAA TGAGCTAGACTACCATGATGTGGCTGCAGTCAACCAGCGCTGCCAGAGCATCTGTGACCTGTGGGACCAGCTGGGGACCCTGACCCAGAAGAGGAGGGAAGTCCTGGAG AGGACAGAGAAACTGTTGGAGACGATTGATCAGCTGTTCCTGGAGTTTGCCAAGAGGTCTGCTCCCTTCAACAACTGGATGGAAGGAGCCATGGAGGACCTGCAGGACATGTTCATTGTTCACACTATTGAGGAGGTCCAG AGTCTGATTGCAGCCCATGAGCAGTTCAAGGCCACTCTCCCcgaagcagagggagagagacaggctatcGTTGGGATCCACAACGAGGTGCAGAAGATCTCCCAGAGCTACGGCATCAAGGCTGACATCCACAACCCCTACAGCACCATCACCACTGAGGAGCTTCTTATCAAGTGGGATAAG GTGAAGAAGCTGGTTCCTCAGAGAGATGGTTCCCTCCAGGAGGAACTGGCACGGCAGCATTCCGACGAAAGGCTCAGACGGCAGTTTTCTGCCCAAGCAAACCTCATTGGACCATGGATCCAGACCAGGATGGAG gAGATTGGCCGTTGCGCTCTGGAGATAGGCGGGACTCTGGAGGACCAGATGACTCAGCTAAAGCAGTGCGAGCACATCATAGTCGCCTACAAACCCAACATCGATAAGCTAGAGGGAGACCACCAGCTCATTCAGGAGTCTCTGGTGTTTGACAACAAGCACACCAACTACACCATGGAG CACATTCGTGTGGGCTGGGAGTTGCTCCTCACCACCATCGCTCGCACCATCAACGAGATCGAGACCCAGATCCTGACCCGCGACGCCAAGGGCATCAGCCAGCAGCAAATGCACGAGTTCCGCTCGTCCTTCAACCACTTTGACCGG AAGAAGCACGGTGCGATGGACACCGATGACTTTAGGGCCTGTCTGATCTCCATGGGTTACGACTTG GGTGAGGTGGAGTTTGCCAGGATCATGATGATGGTGGACCCCAGTGCCACCGGGATGGTTTCTTTCCAGTCCTTCATCGACTTCATGACCCGAGAGACTGCTGACACCGACACGGCAGAGCAAGTGGTGGCTTCTTTCAGGATCTTGGCTGCcgataag CCTTTCATCCTGGTGGAGGAGCTACGGAGGGAACTGCCCCCTGACCAGGCAGAGTATTGCATCATGAGGATGCCCCCTTACCCTGGCCAGGGAGGTCCACCAGGGGCGCTAGACTACACTGCCTTCTCCACCGCACTCTACGGAGAGAGTGACCTCTAA